The Solanum lycopersicum chromosome 2, SLM_r2.1 DNA window AAGCACGTGTATATAACCGAAGCAATGATACATTTCAACAGTACTGTTGAGGCTGGAAAAGAGGGTGTTTTCGAGTTAGAGAAATTAGAAAGCTTTTCGAAAGTAGTCATAGTGAATGGAGATGATATATGTGAAATGTGCAGCAAAGCACCAAACTTAGTCCAACTTGAACTTATTGTGGAGCAATGGGACAACTTGTTTAGCTCTCTCAACTGTTTGATATATCTCGAAACACTTAGTATCTATCATCGTGGCGATTTTCCAATGAGTGGGATTAACATGATGTTCCCTCAATGCCTAAAAGAGTTAACTCTGTCTAGTTGTGGcttctcatgggatgaaattTCAACAATTGCCACATTACACAACTTGGAAGTGCTTAATATACTTCTTTCTGCCTTCACTGGGAAAAAATGGACAGTTGGTGTTGGTGGTTTCCTTAACCTTAGACTATTGAAGTTAGAACATAGTTCTATCAAACATTGGAACATGTTTGTTGATTCATTCCCCTGTCTCGAGCAACTGGTGTTGCGTTGGTGTGGTAAACTTGAGGAGATCCCCGCGAGTTTTGGGAGCATGCCTTCGttgcagaagattgaggcgcgCGCTTGTTGTCCCTCAGCCAGAAAATCTGCTGTGAAAATCAGGAACATGCAGAGGGATGACATGAAAAATTTAGACTTCAAAGTCATCATGTATTTAGATTAGAGTTTAGTTTCTTCTCTTATTTTCATGTTTCTTTTAATGTCAACTCGCATATTCTGATTACTTTGGGTTGAAATTTTGTAAGACATGTCGACTAGTAAACGCTAACGAGATCAAATGagggagaaaaaataaatacgaTTTTAGGTgtgatcaaatttgaatttaacgATAAGATAAACATTTAGTACTTTAGTACATAATATTAATTCATGAACATTATTATAAGCAGTACATCAAACGGAatggtttaaaaaaaaagagcaattaaaagaaaacaaatgttTATTCAGTAAGGTATATAATAAATTAGGAATAAgcatcatttatttatttatttgtttaattaatttatttattttgtttattatgtttcttGGCTTTCCTATTAACCTCCTTTATATCTTCCTTTAGAGATATAACAACACTCTTAAATTTGTCGAATTCTGTGCCAATTTTAAGAAGTTGTGCATCTTTTACTTTGCCTGGTCTTTTAAAATCTTCTTTAATTTGTCTGAATTCTTTCCAGTAATTTACggcttcttcttcatttctacGGCTCCCAAGTGAGATGTATATTATAGCCTGAAAAGAATAAAGAACAATCTCAAAATGAGCCGGATTAATGACCataatttgaagtttatgatTTACTGTAAATTCGTAATGAACCTTAAGTTAATGTATAATAAGTAACTCGTGTGTTGTAAGTGTATTCTAcgtagagctgtcaatatgggctagctcACTCCCTCCGAGCTAATCGATATAagctttgacattttacgggtCAGGTTGGGCTAGCCCATTTTTGGTGTAGGCCGGAAAATGATCGGTCCAATCCACAAGTACGTGGACTACAGACTTGCCGGGCCAgcccactttttaaaaaattatatatatcttttaattattaatttttaaattattaattataatttaaatatattatcataaatatcgacaaaacaatattacatgaaGTTGAtgttactacttgttaatcaaattcacaaataaaattgtctttataaaatatttattaagttaagttactatttttttggaaaaaaaaaactatttaagtattttttaagtataaatatttaaataaaaatataacttaattgTTTTGAATTTGGCTctcatcaattttatattttaatattacattatatttttttaattaaattttattggcTCATTGACTGGCCCTACTGATATATAAAGAATAAAGTTACCTTATAAAGTGGACGCCTTGCATCGGTAATTAATTTTTCGTCTAAACATTTGCAACGTAGGGCGTTATTGTATTCTccctaagaaaaataatgacaacCAAAGTTAGTACTATACAATAAAATGAAgagtttaattaaatttaaatcaacCTTAAagtgaaaattattaataaatgaaataatttaaccTGGTAAATAAGTGTTTCCACAAGTTGCATTTCAAACTCATAAGCTTTATGTGGTTCAGCATTTTTTATTGCATTCTCTAATTTCCTCACTGCTTGGCTTTCTTTTCCACTCATTTCCATCTTTGCAATACACCTctattaaacacataaaacacaagaaaatagttttttctgtttttttttttacgcataaaaaatgaagatctttcgtagataaataaaaaaaaattataggggTCATGATTCATGCATGACccatattttatatcaaataatatcaatttatcatgttttaaaaatatattcatacaaGTGTCATATAGGTGcgatataaaataataagagcGGAGAAATGAGAGTTAACCATCTAAAGTAAATATGTGTCTAAAGCTAGAGGATAagagcaaatatatatatatatatataaaaaaagtaaaacgaAACCCTTTTTTGATagtataaaaacaaatataactacatattttatatcaaataatatcaacttatcatgttttaaaatatattcatacaAGTGTCACATAGGTGCGACATAAAATAATAAGGGCGGAGAAATGAGAGTTAACCATTTGACGTAAATATGTGTCTAAAGTTAGAGGATAGgagcaaatatatataaaaaaaagtaaaacgaAACCCCTTTTTTGATagtataaaaacaaatataactacatattttatatcaaataacATCAAGTTATCatgttttataatatattcatacAAGTGTCATATAGGtgcaacataaaataataagggCGGAGAAATGAGAGTTAACCATCTAAAGTAAATATGTGTTTAAAGTTAGAGAATAAGagcaaatatatcaaaaaaaaaaagtaaaacaaaaccTCTTTCtgatagtaaaaaaataaatataacgatatatttttttcgaaaataacaaaaaaaaaaacaacacgTATTACTTACTTGTAGTTTCTTGAAATGGGGTTGCTCCTCATTGAGCAAAGCATCAAGATCTGTCTCAGCTGAATTCAATGATATAAAATCAGCCTTAGCTTTATGATAATCAATTAACCTTTTTAGAGCCAATTCACCTCCATGTAAAAGTCCAATTGACATTGATCTTGTTAatacttttttcaattttttattttttctcttcttccatAAACGAcctgaaaaaaatattaatatataacacacaaataataacattaaaattgttattaataAACGTTCATCGTGTTGTGCCACGACTTCGATTGATTTTGTTTTCACTAAATCAATGAAATCTGATGTTtgttgtattaaactcattagaAAATGATCGTTGATCATATTTGCTATAAATTGTgtgactttttttcttttttgtgatTAATTAATTGTGttgtgaataaaaaaaaaaaaagagtgaggAAAAGAtccatatatatttaatttgggattctttttttaactttagCATCTTTGATGTCTTGTGAAAGTGTTTGTTCTTCACTTGATTGTAAAGAAAATTATTGGATGCTTTAGTGTTtggtatataaaaatattattctaatttatgtatatagttttttttttcttgtttggttGGTCGTCAAAGTTTGTGGAAAATATTTAAATCGAGAAAAAAGTtctttaaaaatgagaaaataaaacaGTATTTTCCTGACCTTCAAAAAAATACACTCATGCCCTATACCTCTATCCCAATACTATTTTTCttagattatatatataaaaaaatttgaaatgatattttttgCTTTCTTGATGAAcgccaaaaaataaataagaaaattatttatactccaaaaaatattttttttccattcgtgaaaaatatttatttgtttgtacCAAACACATCCTTATTGTTGGGGCAAGTTTAGTTGGGTTGGGCTTATGCATGCTCAATGGCCATTTTATTATGTTTGGGCTGACGTATAATCAACTAAGGAACTAATTAAGAGGGGGAGAGTGGATTTTctcgaaaaagaaaaaactacagAATATGacaaatatcaatatatatttaagaaaaatagctatatatttaattttttcatgttatataGTTATACTTTCACAGTAAATAGTAAAGTTGCATATAGGCAATAaatggtttttttttaatagtaaaaataagtattaaatAGGGAAGTTATTACATTTATAATTAATCATGTCATGCATGGTCATGCATGTTTTACGTTATCATTGTCAATTTCATCAACATTTTTGTATCACATGTATTCTGATTTTCTTCCTCGTATAACTTTCAATACAAAGTCTATTGCATTATTTTAGGAACAATTTTTGTGAGTTGTATCCATcaagtaatttttaattacatttttatttcattcttatgaatattgtgtttttatgtatttgtcTTTTCGTCtatttttaaagtgttttgaTTGAAGAATTTATCTTTACTACAGTGACATAAATTTTGTATCCCAAAGAGGGCCATGAGAGGTATACACTAATCTGATAAATTGTTGAATGAACTATCTTTTTTTGATTTGTGTATTACTTAACAACAAGTCAAAGTTTCAGGCTCTATTGCTACAATAATGGAGAAtggaagaagaacaaagaagGTTAATAACCCCATACTTTTTAATATACTTGAAGAATTAGAACATGTAAAATCAGTAAAGATGAAAGAAGGTTCAAAATCTTTAAACTGaaaattaatcttgaaaaaagAGAAGTCAACAATCTTGATTCATGTGGAGATCGAAAAAATTAGAGTAATCCAGTAGAATCGGAGAACATGAGATTGAGATTtgtttgctttattttttagtttgatatcatatatatacttatatatctTGGTTTATTGTGTGACATTGTCATTATAGATTTTCCTCTTATATTGAAATAGTTAAACAAATTATATTCATATGTTTACGGCTGTAAAAAATGAGTACATAAAGAACATGAGCAAGAAGAGATTGAGGGTTATCTAATTGACAGTTGCATATGTAGAGTAATACATATACATAGATACTTGTAATGTAATATTGTCAAAAGTTGAAGTGGTAATTTGTGAATACAAGTATGTATATAGAGTACACAAGGACTATGAGGGAAAAGAGATTAAGGTCTGTATAATTATCAATTATGTACATAGTCAGAATATTTATATGCATAAATACTTGTATTGttatataaacacaaattgAAATGCTGATTTGTGAATACAAATAGATCTGAATACATAAGTGCTCTATCCAATTTAAAAGATTAATTAGAGAATACAAGTAAAGTTAGTTATATTAACACTaccatttttataataaaatacttgACTTATCACTAAATGTCAAATATTACAGGAAAAAATTGAccaaaaatatattgatatttattgttttttttaaatcttttatatAGTTGATTACTTATAGAGTTTGATATCCacacattttattaattttcaattttcttgcTTTTGAATTGTACAATGTATCCATCTTATGTTTAACAATAATGTCTTCGTATATATACTATATtggtgtatttatttttatttaacagTGGTgtatccatttttttaaaattattgtgattttttgttaaaaattatatactttacattgttaaaaatattaatacattaaattttaataaataccttggatacattaaaatttatagttttatatgctcattttacaaaatatattgtTCATTTGTAGGAAATAAATTCGATGTGTTAGATAGTACGATTGAAGCCCCACATATGCATATATACGAAAATCATAACATAGTTCATAATTTGAAGGAGAAACTTTCACATGTGTAGttaataaatttaagaataCATATTTTGGTATGTGTGCTCATATGCATGAGTGTTgtgttcaaaattaaatttttaggtGTTTAATGATTTGCGAGTTGGAGGATAGTTCATCATATACTTTGTTCATTCGTATAAATCAGATCATATTTTCAATTCTGTATTCAGAGtttgtcattttcttatttaataacAGTGTATTCATATGTATAGTATATTGGTGTAGAAATTGTACTACTTTTTCTTGTTTGATACTTGTATCCTAGATATAttaatactttaaattttaatagaaaCACCAATTTGAATTCAAAGTATTCATATGCTAATTGTacaagtaatacatttttcttatttcgTTATTATAATTACAACTGTATTagtatatgaataaataaaaataaaatacatcttTAAAATTACaacgagaaaaaaaatatgaattctcTTTTATATTCGAAATTTTATGAATACCTTTATATAAGTATTTagtgaatatattatatttaggaATATAAagacaatttattttatcatgtgAGTGAATCATATTTGCATACAATATGCAATTATTAGTTGGaaatttaataatgaaaatttcaattatttagaaacataataaaagaTTGACACTTGGGAGTTATGAAAACATGTCATACCTTATTTAGTGCTttgcataaataataataattacaataaaaaaataaatttgatataaacaTGCAGCTAGAAATTGACAAAAAATGTAGTCATTtccaataaataacatattcatagctGTTGAACTTTAATAactctataaatataattatttttgtaagttgctcaaaaatatctaaatattaattttaatttttggtaaaCAATTTGCAAGTGCCACATCATTAAATGTGtatctaaaattataattttgactAAAACGAACTTTCcagcaaaacataaaatatgattaaacatggaatttaatttaaatggaattattttttttcaataaaacagtgaacataaaatatgattaaacatgaaatctaagttaaatgaaattaattttttttaaaaaaaataaaaatagggaaAGTAAATGAAAAGGTAAAAGCATGATTTTggatgtttttaaaattttaaatacaatTTCAAGTAGTACATAAAACTTTTGCGACTAAACAGTGATTTTCAGATGAagtcgatttttttttttttggaaaaaaagaaaaagatgtaaAGAATTTTCATGGCCAATAATAAATTGACAAGCGTATTTCAATAtcttttctttcaatttcattACCTAATTTGACATAGACTTAAAGtgaagaaaacaagaaaaaggtAATAAATATTTCCGTTGAATAATTATAGAACAGAAATGACTGCACCAccttttttgtttcatttttaagaatttgcgaagaaatgaaaaaacaaatatgttcctttttttctttgcaCGAGTTGATTGAAAATCTATAATCGTTTTATGgacaaaatcatttttatttttttgtttcttttcaaCATTATTTAAAGGAATATCTCTTAATAGACAgttgtcttttttttctttttttttttaaaaaaaggagaaTGATCAAATATGCTcctaaattatttcaaaaagttCAGATATATCTTTCGTTTAAAGTATGGATCACTCATATCTTTATCGTCCAAATTTTTTGCTCAGATATGTTCTCATGGGCGTTAGTTGATATGCTGGGCATAtccaacttatttttttatttctttaaatgccacatTAAATTGTCATatcattttgaccttaccacatgacatttatatgaaaatgaaaagaaattaattatttccctAAAAAATTCAGACACATAAACACCTAATGCGATCCATAAATAAAACCCCTTTTAAATAAACTATCCAATCtgttttcaacaattttgtttaatttttattttttaggtaaattttaaaaatgaattattgattaataaaaaataggtaaaatatgaagaaaaaaaccaaaataaaaattaatataaaaaattcacaaacaaatataataatcttaagtttaaaaattttaacacttttttttaattattttttttgataaatccctgaaaatgagtaatttattaataaaaaatatgaaaaacatataaaattaacgtcaaaaattcacaaacaaaatatgataaccttaaattcaacaatctcAAACAACATAACCtttctcatattattataatatattgaaGTCCAAACTAATACATAAAATTGTGTTTAAtgaaaattcatataattaatatatattattctctTTTGTAAAGCACGTTATTTTGACTTGTATTAATTGATGATACGAATTAAGAGCACTTTTAATGAGAAATAACTCATTGATGGGCCGTTTGGTTAGTGTATAAGAgacattttatttatgtataaaaagtTGGATAAATTTTACTATGTTTTGTAGAAGTTTTAAGTATAAAAGTCAAcataatttatactattttttgttGCACTTTTATATTCATACATAATTAATACCAACATAACTTATAAGGTAATTTATGTATAAAGTTATACATGGTAAAAGAGTAGAATAAGTTATATgagtattagttatacatatattaaagtgataaattatatatttaccctattaatttattttattatttttaattagaaactGCATTGTTTTCCTATATAaagtttgttgtttttattatttttttatatttagatcatttttatttattttaatttattttatttttttaattggaaactTTATTCCTATAT harbors:
- the LOC101250075 gene encoding uncharacterized protein, which gives rise to MINDHFLMSLIQQTSDFIDLVKTKSIEVVAQHDERLLITILMLLFVCYILIFFSGRLWKKRKNKKLKKVLTRSMSIGLLHGGELALKRLIDYHKAKADFISLNSAETDLDALLNEEQPHFKKLQRCIAKMEMSGKESQAVRKLENAIKNAEPHKAYEFEMQLVETLIYQGEYNNALRCKCLDEKLITDARRPLYKAIIYISLGSRRNEEEAVNYWKEFRQIKEDFKRPGKVKDAQLLKIGTEFDKFKSVVISLKEDIKEVNRKAKKHNKQNK